TAGCAATTTaaagaagattttttaaaaaacgtgcCGTTTATCCAGGACGGGTTTTAAATTTGTtctaaaacacttttttttagcaGCATGGAAATAAATCCCTTTCGGACTAGAACccccctgacacacacacacacgcacatacatacaGAGTAAAGGAAAATGATGCACACTCAAGTCAGTCGAGGTATCGGTTAGGTTCTAATCGATTCTCGAGATTTTATGTGTCTGTGTCTCAGAGACAGTGATGCagccgggggggggggaggaaagaaagggggggggggtggaggaacCTCAGTCACCGGTCCAAGCCTATGAGCATCCGTCCACTGTCGTCCTGGTTGCACTCGTTTTTGAGGTCGGCGAAGACCTGGGTGAAGAAGTGGGGATCCGCGTTGATTTGCAGCATCTTCGCGCTCATGGCGTCGATGATGCTGAGGCAGCGGTCCCAGAAAGCCTCCTTGCAGCTCTCCACCAGGAAGGGCTTGAGCGGGTAGGAGATCTCGTTGCCCATGTAGGAGTAGGACAGGTAGAGGCAGGTCAGGAGGCTGGCCTGCAGTTCGTGCTCGCTGGCGAGCTCCGGGGAGATCACGTCTCGGCACAGCATGTAAACAAAGACCACGTTGGCCGGAGCCACGAACCCTTGGTCCTGCCAACCCTGCAGGAGCAGCGAGCGGTCCACACTCCTGAGCCAGAGCACCGGCTCGCTGGGAGACAGGTGCTTCAGGCGGTAACAGCGGCGGCACAGGAACTCGCCCAGGCACTTGAGCAGCTCGCTGGTGGACGCCTGTACTATCACCCTCTTGGGAGACGTCGCAGAGCCGAGTCTGGGGCTCTTCTTGGGGGTGGAGGCTACCTTCGAGCCCTGGTTGAGGCGCTGGGCTGGCGGCGGCTGGGCGAAGGTGGACAGGTTGGCGCAGGACAGAGACTTCTTCAGGTTCTCGTTGTTGAGGTGGGTCACGTTGCTCTGGTAGCTGTTGGGGTTGACCTTCTTGGAGCTCTTCTTCTTGGCCGAGGCGGCCACTATGCGCTTCCAGGGCAGCACCGAGATGAGGGACTGCCGCTTGAGGTTCTTCTCCTTGCAGTTCTTGCTGTTCTGCACGGCCGTGTACTGGCCCACTGTGGCCGAGCCATCCTCAAACAGAGCCGCCTTCCTGTAGCTAggggacagagacagcacggtaCCCATTGTGCTGGTACTCACGGCTGCCCTGGGGGGGTGGGCTCGGGGAAGGGGGTTTCACTGCTCAGCCTCTGGGACTGGGGGCTATCTGGAGCTTTCACTGCTCAGCCTCTGGGGCTGGTATCTATCTGGAGCTATCACTGCTCAGCCTCTGGTGCTGggggatactgcagatgctgctgagGTCTCACTGCGTCGGGGAGCCGCCTTGCAGATGTGCAATCTCTTGGTTATTTTCCCAGTGCgaccaatttttcttttaaaaatcggGGATTAATCCAAATCATCTGCAGCGTTTGGAAAGCCCAGGTTTTTACAACGAATTTGTGTCCACTCCCACTGATTTTCTTTTTGGAAATCTGCAGCACCGAGATTAATGGCgatgtgtctcacacacacacacacactgcagtaAAATGGCAGATTCACCGGTTTGTCCAAAAGGCGACGAAGTTGGACCTTTCTCCTTCTTCTGGGAACTGTGCGGACTCAGTACAAGCCCCCAGCCCCGTCTCCTCTCTCCCTTGCCCCTGGTTTATAGGAACcagtcctcctcctcctgctgctggtcCAGGGAGGGTCTGGATGCCCCGGTCCTGGGAGAGCGTTTCCCCAATCGCTCTCCCTCTACACGGGCGGCTGTTTTCCAGACTGCATGTTGCGGGAGTTGGGGCCAGCCTCTCGCTCTCAGTCAGGCTCAGAGCACAAAGAGAGGGGCTTCAGGACTCCCACCGCCTCACGGTTCCACCGGATACCGGCGTTTTTctcccctctctctatctctcttgctGCATCTACGCCTTCCTCGCTGAAACTGTTTTTTCTTGCGTTCTGACACACCCCGCCTCCTTCCAGGAGCACCAGTCATAACACACAACGCTTTCCAAACTGGGGAGGCTTATTATAATTTCACTTAACCCTTTAACTGCCACAGGAGCAGTGACTGCGTGTAAAATTATCCCGAATGCTGTTCCAAAGAAGGTGTCATAAACAATATTTGCCCCTCATTTCAAaccttaaaaaaatgtttaaacttCAATGCTTACTGTGTGCGAATTGACTTGTATTTCCtgtaagttctgaagaagtcatactggaccCGAAACCTTAACTCCGTTTCGCTGCCCCCAGGTGTTACAGACCTTCTCGGTTTCTCAAGCATGCTGGGTTTTTTTACACGTTCAAATGTACGCAATATTTTGTAACATCCTGACATTGGGAAAGGTGAAGGTAAAATTCaccacagttctgaggaaggatcactggaccctaAACACTAAATgtgctttctgtccacaaatgctgccaggcctgctgagtttttaaagcaatttctgtttttgtttctgatttccagcatcctcagttctttggttttttttacaACCTAGTTTTTGCAGATCTTAGGGCTGCACTCTCATTTGAGACACAGCTCATGGTGGTTTAATCGGACAGTCAGTCGGGGGGTGGGGGTAGTCCAGAAGGACATTCTTTTGTGGTAACTGCATCTGgtacaagaattgaacccatgttgtggGCATCACTTATTTGCAAATCAATATTGATGTTAACCAACTCCTGGTATAAAGGTGCAAGTATGatcctttcaaaatccttttctAGCTATTGTTTTCTGTGAATTCTGGACTGGTTCACATTTCTCAATGTTGATAGTGCAGGATATTTGACAGAAATTAGAAGAAAGAGTTATGCCATTGGTCATTTAcaataaacattattttcatttgtTGCACAGAGAATTTGTGTTATCTGACCCGTCCAGGTCCTAACATTTTCTTCAAATCTGTTCTGGAAGAGTTGAAAGGAATTGCAATAAAAATGGCTttgagcatctgtggagaatagTAGCAATTAAGATATAGTGATTCACAAGATGTTATTAAGTTGCAGGGTCAAATTTACTAATATTAGGGTTATCATTGAATTGAAATGGTATCAGTAGGCCATCTGAAGCCACATCAATTTCCAGCTCATGTTCATTTCTGACTTCACTGGTCCTTGGCCAAAAGTTTAACCCACCCACCACTGTATTCACTTCTGCCATAAGTACTATCGCATCTTCCATCTTACTATCTCCATCAGGCCTGCATCATTATTTATTACCGTCTGCTCTATCCCTCTGTTTGAATATTTCTGAGTATGAAGCCAACTAAGAAATTCAGTACACAACAGTGACCATATTTCAAACTAATGCTTCCAATGCCTATGATGTGCTTTGTTTCAAAAACAGAacgtgctggaggaactcagcaggtctaacaaagtgttaactctgtttatttctctacaggtgctgccagacctgttgagaaaGAGATAAAGGAAAAAGAGATTTTCGTTTTTCTCTGGGAGTCATTACACAGATGACTTGGttcaaaaacagaacatgctggagaaacttagcaggtctaaCAAAGTGTTGactctgtttatttttgtacaaatgctgccagacctgctgagtttctccagcacttcagtttttgtttctgatttctagtacCCTCATTTCCTTGTTTTATTTAAGGTACATTCCGAGGTTTAGAAACATGCTGTACAGATGCATGTGTCTATTTCAGCAGATAAACATGTAAGCATTTTGAGTCGACTTAAATAGAAACTTCCTGAAGAAGAAAAGTGTACACAACATTGAGGTAAAACAGCAACCAAATGATTGAGGACAAACAAAGAGGTGACATCAAGAGAAATTTTATAACAACTGTACAGAGAGGGGCAGCAAGATTCACCAGACACAAAAAGAatcagagagagtgggagcgaaaGAGATAAAGGAAAAtagattttcatttttctctaGGAGTCATTGCAC
This genomic window from Chiloscyllium plagiosum isolate BGI_BamShark_2017 chromosome 33, ASM401019v2, whole genome shotgun sequence contains:
- the LOC122540011 gene encoding cyclin-dependent kinase 5 activator 1-like, whose protein sequence is MGTVLSLSPSYRKAALFEDGSATVGQYTAVQNSKNCKEKNLKRQSLISVLPWKRIVAASAKKKSSKKVNPNSYQSNVTHLNNENLKKSLSCANLSTFAQPPPAQRLNQGSKVASTPKKSPRLGSATSPKRVIVQASTSELLKCLGEFLCRRCYRLKHLSPSEPVLWLRSVDRSLLLQGWQDQGFVAPANVVFVYMLCRDVISPELASEHELQASLLTCLYLSYSYMGNEISYPLKPFLVESCKEAFWDRCLSIIDAMSAKMLQINADPHFFTQVFADLKNECNQDDSGRMLIGLDR